In the genome of Tachysurus vachellii isolate PV-2020 chromosome 9, HZAU_Pvac_v1, whole genome shotgun sequence, one region contains:
- the LOC132851687 gene encoding kelch-like protein 9 isoform X2, which yields MDQEARTYRYHRNGPMFTIQTSTYPFYVDVERLADCSDYFRALYNSCMRESTEHQVNLSHVPSRVFHNLLQFCFLQRFSVPYNLLEEHLRVSTYLLVHGFTRCLLSSLSENLTEQTFLHYLQLAEELSSVELYETVLTYLSTNLLELPHLSRSLDLNLQLEILQIRSKGSPHLCCLRKENLISRNIQETDSARRLFRLDEDDGKWSTVTDLPFSADKWCFTTAVLFNYLFLIGGFRQHVKRGYEFKMASFRYNPLTNKWVSTAPLIKHRRHFSAAVCEGQIYAVGGWYLDSLVTPDSSTGVYTAVERYDPWTDSWAFVSSLPLSDFQFTLSLSHDSPLTTSLGTNLYVLGNIQRTGEKLVLCYDTTQDCWSELLPTLTRTDADMPSLHFLGSTDRLIVIGGNNIETMVTSFCVETQKWGQIRSMEKTALIGQGTVFNEEVYMSGNQEDTIYRLNIQSLSLSTLPSLPVCTCYESCFHLFF from the exons ATGGACCAGGAAGCTAGGACATATCGTTACCACAGGAACGGACCCATGTTTACCATCCAGACCAGCACATACCCTTTCTAT GTTGATGTTGAGCGACTGGCAGACTGTAGTGATTACTTCAGGGCACTGTATAACTCCTGCATGAGAGAAAGTACAGAGCATCAAGTGAACCTCTCCCATGTGCCCTCCAGAGTGTTCCACAACCTCCTGCAGTTTTGCTTTCTACAAAGATTCTCTGTTCCTTATAATCTTCTAGAGGAGCATTTACGTGTCAGCACGTATCTGTTGGTTCACGGATTCACTCGTTGCCTGCTGTCATCTCTGTCCGAAAATCTCACCGAACAAACATTTCTGCATTACCTGCAGCTGGCTGAGGAGCTAAGCAGTGTTGAGCTCTATGAAACTGTGTTGACATACCTGAGCACAAACCTTCTAGAGCTTCCTCACTTGAGCAGGAGCCTGGACCTCAACCTACAACTGGAGATCCTTCAGATCAGGTCAAAGGGCTCACCTCATCTGTGCTGCCTGAGGAAAGAGAATCTGATTTCACGAAACATTCAAGAAACAGACTCTGCAAGGAGGCTTTTCAGGCTGGATGAGGATGATGGAAAATGGAGTACTGTTACAGATTTGCCGTTTAGTGCAGATAAGTGGTGCTTCACCACAGCAGTCCTGTTTAACTATCTCTTCCTCATTGGTGGGTTCCGGCAACACGTGAAAAGAGGATATGAATTCAAGATGGCCTCCTTTCGATATAATCCTTTAACAAATAAATGGGTATCAACAGCCCCTCTTATCAAG CACAGGCGCCACTTCAGTGCAGCGGTGTGTGAGGGACAAATCTACGCTGTAGGAGGCTGGTATCTGGACTCCCTGGTGACTCCTGACTCCAGCACAGGAGTGTATACAGCAGTGGAGCGATATGACCCTTGGACAGATTCATGGGCTTTTGTCTCCTCGCTCCCCCTCTCAGACTTCCAGTTTACCCTTTCCCTCTCCCATGATTCCCCACTCACCACCAGCCTAGGGACAAACCTCTATGTGCTTGGGAACATCCAGAGAACTGGAGAGAAACTAGTACTATGCTATGATACCACACAAG ACTGCTGGAGTGAGTTACTTCCTACCCTCACACGCACTGATGCAGATATGCCCAGCCTCCACTTTCTGGGATCCACTGACAGGTTGATTGTGATTGGTGGTAACAATATTGAAACCATGGTCACATCATTCTGTGTGGAGACCCAGAAGTGGGGTCAGATCAGAAGCATGGAGAAGACAGCTTTAATCGGCCAAGGCACAGTTTTCAATGAAGAAGTCTACATGTCTGGAAATCAGGAGGACACGATCTATCGGCTGAACATCCAGTCTCTGTCTTTGTCCACCCTTCCCTCGCTTCCTGTCTGTACTTGCTATGAGAGCTGTTTCCATCTCTTTTTCTGA
- the LOC132851687 gene encoding kelch-like protein 9 isoform X1: MDSLWKTFSVLFLCLFSWIKCSFEYIQRHFWFKSKLTCVMKSLNSFTAWSHSDVDKIKSKPDGSQTDTWKMDQEARTYRYHRNGPMFTIQTSTYPFYVDVERLADCSDYFRALYNSCMRESTEHQVNLSHVPSRVFHNLLQFCFLQRFSVPYNLLEEHLRVSTYLLVHGFTRCLLSSLSENLTEQTFLHYLQLAEELSSVELYETVLTYLSTNLLELPHLSRSLDLNLQLEILQIRSKGSPHLCCLRKENLISRNIQETDSARRLFRLDEDDGKWSTVTDLPFSADKWCFTTAVLFNYLFLIGGFRQHVKRGYEFKMASFRYNPLTNKWVSTAPLIKHRRHFSAAVCEGQIYAVGGWYLDSLVTPDSSTGVYTAVERYDPWTDSWAFVSSLPLSDFQFTLSLSHDSPLTTSLGTNLYVLGNIQRTGEKLVLCYDTTQDCWSELLPTLTRTDADMPSLHFLGSTDRLIVIGGNNIETMVTSFCVETQKWGQIRSMEKTALIGQGTVFNEEVYMSGNQEDTIYRLNIQSLSLSTLPSLPVCTCYESCFHLFF; encoded by the exons ATGGATTCTCTCTGGAAGACCTTCTCAGTACTATTCCTCTGTCTGTTCTCTTGGATAAAGTGCAGTTTTGAGTATATTCAAAGACATTTTTGGTTTAAGAGTAAATTAACATGTGTAATGAAGAGTCTAAACAGTTTTACAGCATGGAGTCATTCTGATGTTGATAAGATAAAGAGTAAACCTGATGGCAGCCAAACAGACACATGGAAAATGGACCAGGAAGCTAGGACATATCGTTACCACAGGAACGGACCCATGTTTACCATCCAGACCAGCACATACCCTTTCTAT GTTGATGTTGAGCGACTGGCAGACTGTAGTGATTACTTCAGGGCACTGTATAACTCCTGCATGAGAGAAAGTACAGAGCATCAAGTGAACCTCTCCCATGTGCCCTCCAGAGTGTTCCACAACCTCCTGCAGTTTTGCTTTCTACAAAGATTCTCTGTTCCTTATAATCTTCTAGAGGAGCATTTACGTGTCAGCACGTATCTGTTGGTTCACGGATTCACTCGTTGCCTGCTGTCATCTCTGTCCGAAAATCTCACCGAACAAACATTTCTGCATTACCTGCAGCTGGCTGAGGAGCTAAGCAGTGTTGAGCTCTATGAAACTGTGTTGACATACCTGAGCACAAACCTTCTAGAGCTTCCTCACTTGAGCAGGAGCCTGGACCTCAACCTACAACTGGAGATCCTTCAGATCAGGTCAAAGGGCTCACCTCATCTGTGCTGCCTGAGGAAAGAGAATCTGATTTCACGAAACATTCAAGAAACAGACTCTGCAAGGAGGCTTTTCAGGCTGGATGAGGATGATGGAAAATGGAGTACTGTTACAGATTTGCCGTTTAGTGCAGATAAGTGGTGCTTCACCACAGCAGTCCTGTTTAACTATCTCTTCCTCATTGGTGGGTTCCGGCAACACGTGAAAAGAGGATATGAATTCAAGATGGCCTCCTTTCGATATAATCCTTTAACAAATAAATGGGTATCAACAGCCCCTCTTATCAAG CACAGGCGCCACTTCAGTGCAGCGGTGTGTGAGGGACAAATCTACGCTGTAGGAGGCTGGTATCTGGACTCCCTGGTGACTCCTGACTCCAGCACAGGAGTGTATACAGCAGTGGAGCGATATGACCCTTGGACAGATTCATGGGCTTTTGTCTCCTCGCTCCCCCTCTCAGACTTCCAGTTTACCCTTTCCCTCTCCCATGATTCCCCACTCACCACCAGCCTAGGGACAAACCTCTATGTGCTTGGGAACATCCAGAGAACTGGAGAGAAACTAGTACTATGCTATGATACCACACAAG ACTGCTGGAGTGAGTTACTTCCTACCCTCACACGCACTGATGCAGATATGCCCAGCCTCCACTTTCTGGGATCCACTGACAGGTTGATTGTGATTGGTGGTAACAATATTGAAACCATGGTCACATCATTCTGTGTGGAGACCCAGAAGTGGGGTCAGATCAGAAGCATGGAGAAGACAGCTTTAATCGGCCAAGGCACAGTTTTCAATGAAGAAGTCTACATGTCTGGAAATCAGGAGGACACGATCTATCGGCTGAACATCCAGTCTCTGTCTTTGTCCACCCTTCCCTCGCTTCCTGTCTGTACTTGCTATGAGAGCTGTTTCCATCTCTTTTTCTGA
- the LOC132851687 gene encoding kelch-like protein 13 isoform X3 — translation MDSLWKTFSVLFLCLFSWIKCSFEYIQRHFWFKSKLTCVMKSLNSFTAWSHSDVDKIKSKPDGSQTDTWKMDQEARTYRYHRNGPMFTIQTSTYPFYLAEELSSVELYETVLTYLSTNLLELPHLSRSLDLNLQLEILQIRSKGSPHLCCLRKENLISRNIQETDSARRLFRLDEDDGKWSTVTDLPFSADKWCFTTAVLFNYLFLIGGFRQHVKRGYEFKMASFRYNPLTNKWVSTAPLIKHRRHFSAAVCEGQIYAVGGWYLDSLVTPDSSTGVYTAVERYDPWTDSWAFVSSLPLSDFQFTLSLSHDSPLTTSLGTNLYVLGNIQRTGEKLVLCYDTTQDCWSELLPTLTRTDADMPSLHFLGSTDRLIVIGGNNIETMVTSFCVETQKWGQIRSMEKTALIGQGTVFNEEVYMSGNQEDTIYRLNIQSLSLSTLPSLPVCTCYESCFHLFF, via the exons ATGGATTCTCTCTGGAAGACCTTCTCAGTACTATTCCTCTGTCTGTTCTCTTGGATAAAGTGCAGTTTTGAGTATATTCAAAGACATTTTTGGTTTAAGAGTAAATTAACATGTGTAATGAAGAGTCTAAACAGTTTTACAGCATGGAGTCATTCTGATGTTGATAAGATAAAGAGTAAACCTGATGGCAGCCAAACAGACACATGGAAAATGGACCAGGAAGCTAGGACATATCGTTACCACAGGAACGGACCCATGTTTACCATCCAGACCAGCACATACCCTTTCTAT CTGGCTGAGGAGCTAAGCAGTGTTGAGCTCTATGAAACTGTGTTGACATACCTGAGCACAAACCTTCTAGAGCTTCCTCACTTGAGCAGGAGCCTGGACCTCAACCTACAACTGGAGATCCTTCAGATCAGGTCAAAGGGCTCACCTCATCTGTGCTGCCTGAGGAAAGAGAATCTGATTTCACGAAACATTCAAGAAACAGACTCTGCAAGGAGGCTTTTCAGGCTGGATGAGGATGATGGAAAATGGAGTACTGTTACAGATTTGCCGTTTAGTGCAGATAAGTGGTGCTTCACCACAGCAGTCCTGTTTAACTATCTCTTCCTCATTGGTGGGTTCCGGCAACACGTGAAAAGAGGATATGAATTCAAGATGGCCTCCTTTCGATATAATCCTTTAACAAATAAATGGGTATCAACAGCCCCTCTTATCAAG CACAGGCGCCACTTCAGTGCAGCGGTGTGTGAGGGACAAATCTACGCTGTAGGAGGCTGGTATCTGGACTCCCTGGTGACTCCTGACTCCAGCACAGGAGTGTATACAGCAGTGGAGCGATATGACCCTTGGACAGATTCATGGGCTTTTGTCTCCTCGCTCCCCCTCTCAGACTTCCAGTTTACCCTTTCCCTCTCCCATGATTCCCCACTCACCACCAGCCTAGGGACAAACCTCTATGTGCTTGGGAACATCCAGAGAACTGGAGAGAAACTAGTACTATGCTATGATACCACACAAG ACTGCTGGAGTGAGTTACTTCCTACCCTCACACGCACTGATGCAGATATGCCCAGCCTCCACTTTCTGGGATCCACTGACAGGTTGATTGTGATTGGTGGTAACAATATTGAAACCATGGTCACATCATTCTGTGTGGAGACCCAGAAGTGGGGTCAGATCAGAAGCATGGAGAAGACAGCTTTAATCGGCCAAGGCACAGTTTTCAATGAAGAAGTCTACATGTCTGGAAATCAGGAGGACACGATCTATCGGCTGAACATCCAGTCTCTGTCTTTGTCCACCCTTCCCTCGCTTCCTGTCTGTACTTGCTATGAGAGCTGTTTCCATCTCTTTTTCTGA
- the sephs1 gene encoding selenide, water dikinase 1, which translates to MSVREAFNPESYELDKNFRLTRFTELKGTGCKVPQDVLQKLLESLQENHYQEDEQFLGAVMPRLGIGMDTCVIPLRHGGLSLVQTTDYIYPIVDDPYMMGRIACANVLSDLYAMGVTECDNMLMLLGVSNKLSEKERDKVMPLIIHGFKDAAEEAGTSVTGGQTVVNPWIVLGGVATTVCQPNEFIMPDNAVPGDVLVLTKPLGTQVAVAVHQWLDIPEKWNKIKLVVTQEDVELAYQEAMLNMARLNRTAAGLMHTFNAHAATDITGFGILGHAQNLARQQRSEVSFVIHNLPVLAKMAAVSKACGNMFGLMHGTCPETSGGLLICLPREQAARFCAEIKSPKYGEGHQAWIIGIVEKGNRTARIIDKPRIIEVAPQVATQNVNTTPGTTS; encoded by the exons ATGTCAGTGCGGGAGGCTTTTAACCCAGAGAGTTATGAGTTGGACAAGAACTTCAGACTAACACGCTTCACAGAGCTTAAAGGCACCGGGTGCAAAGTCCCTCAGGATGTGCTACAGAAACTTCTGGAGTCGTTGCAGGAGAACCATTATCAGGAGGATGAGCAGTTCCTTGGGGCAGTTATGCCCAGACTGG gcatTGGCATGGACACCTGTGTGATTCCTCTGAGACACGGAGGCCTTTCACTAGTACAGACCACAGACTACATCTACCCTATAGTAGATGACCCTTACATGATG GGCAGAATCGCATGTGCTAACGTCTTGAGTGACCTGTATGCTATgggagtgactgagtgtgataACATGTTGATGTTGTTGGGTGTTAGTAACAAACTGTCAGAAAAG gAGAGGGACAAGGTGATGCCACTCATTATCCATGGTTTTAAGGATGCAGCAGAGGAGGCAGGGACCTCAGTAACCGGTGGTCAGACAGTTGTGAATCCCTGGATCGTACTTGGAGGTGTGGCCACAACGGTCTGCCAACCTAACGAGTTCATCAT GCCAGATAATGCAGTGCCAGGTGACGTGTTGGTTCTCACCAAACCTCTCGGCACTCAGGTAGCAGTCGCAGTGCATCAGTGGCTGGATATT CCGGAGAAATGGAACAAGATCAAGTTAGTAGTGACACAAGAGGACGTGGAGCTAGCCTATCAGGAGGCCATGTTAAACATGGCCAGACTCAACAGAACAG CGGCAGGTCTGATGCACACATTCAACGCACACGCTGCCACTGACATCACAGGCTTTGGTATTTTGGGTCACGCTCAGAACCTTGCCAGGCAGCAGCGCAGCGAGGTCTCCTTCGTCATCCACAACCTACCCGTCCTAGCCAAGATGGCCGCCGTCAGCAAAGCCTGTGGGAACATGTTCGGCCTAATGCATGGCACCTGCCCCGAGACCTCAG GAGGCCTGCTGATCTGTCTTCCACGTGAGCAAGCTGCACGCTTCTGCGCCGAGATCAAATCTCCGAAATACGGTGAGGGCCACCAGGCCTGGATCATCGGCATTGTAGAGAAAGGCAACCGCACAGCTCGCATCATCGACAAACCCCGCATCATCGAGGTTGCACCCCAGGTGGCCACGCAAAACGTCAACACCACCCCAGGAACTACATCCTAA
- the cpt1b gene encoding carnitine O-palmitoyltransferase 1, muscle isoform, with amino-acid sequence MAEAHQAVAFQFTVTPEGIDLRLSREALKHIYLASVTSWRKRVILFRNGIRMGVYPASPSSWLFVVIAIMSSMYARLDPSMGMINSIKKVLPASDHLTTQAQTVLSAILFATGLWFFLIMLLRYILKVLLSYHGWIFEPHGKMSMTTKLWISLLKMLSGHRPLLYSFQGSLPRLPVPSIDDTINRYLESVRPLLDDDRYKQMEIVAKEFKKDQAPKLQKYLKLKSWWANNYVSDWWEEYIYMRGRGPIMVNSNFYTMDLLYVIPTHRQAARAGNVVHAILQYRRKLERGEHAPMRALGVVPMCSYQYEGMFNTTRIPGIETDCVQHLRNRKHLVVYHRGRFFKVWLYYGGRHLLPAELEQQFQHILNDTTEPQSGELKLASLTAGNRVPWAKARQKYFSDGVNKTSLDTIETAAFFLTLDDESHGYDPENPRSMDLYAKSLLHGKCYDRWFDKSFTLVVYKNGKIGVNTEHSWADAPIIGHMWEDTLATDFLHLGYTEEGHCKGDINKGLSPPTRLHWDIPSACQEIIEESYTVAKELADDVDFCGYVFDEFGKGLIKKCKTSPDAFIQLALQLAHYRDKGEFCLTYESSMTRMFREGRTETVRSCTIESTAFVRAMEDKTCMNEQCLALFRTAAEKHQNMYRLAMTGAGIDRHLFCLYVVSKLLDMKSPFLNKVLSEPWRLSTSQTPQQQLNLVDIQKFPQYVGAGGGFGPVADDGYGVSYIIVGENLITFHISSKFSSPETDSHRFGQHIRQAMLDIRALFNQKEKAI; translated from the exons ATGGCAGAGGCGCACCAGGCCGTGGCATTCCAGTTCACCGTCACACCTGAGGGCATCGACCTGCGCCTCAGCCGTGAGGCGCTCAAGCACATCTACCTGGCCAGCGTGACGTCATGGAGAAAACGTGTGATTCTGTTCCGA AATGGCATCCGAATGGGTGTCTATCCAGCCAGTCCCTCTAGCTGGTTATTTGTGGTGATCGCGATAATGAGTTCCATGTATGCCAGATTGGATCCATCCATGGGGATGATTAACAGCATTAAGAAGGTTTTACCTGCAAG TGATCATCTCACGACTCAGGCTCAGACAGTGTTGAGTGCGATCCTGTTTGCCACAGGACTATGGTTCTTTCTGATTATGCTACTGCGCTACATTCTGAAGGTTCTGCTGTCGTACCATGGCTGGATCTTTGAGCCACATGGCAAAATGAGCATGACTACCAAACTCTGGata AGTCTGTTAAAGATGCTTTCGGGTCATCGGCCATTACTCTACAGTTTCCAGGGCTCTTTGCCTAGACTGCCTGTGCCCAGCATTGATGACACCATCAACAGG TATCTTGAGTCAGTGCGCCCCCTACTGGATGACGACCGATATAAACAGATGGAAATTGTGGCTAAGGAGTTCAAAAAGGACCAAGCCCCTAAACTACAAAAATACCTTAAGCTAAAGTCCTGGTGGGCCAACAATTAT GTGAGTGACTGGTGGGAGGAATACATCTACATGAGAGGCCGGGGCCCGATCATGGTGAACAGCAACTTCTACACTatg gatttGCTGTATGTGATCCCCACTCACAGGCAGGCAGCACGAGCAGGAAACGTGGTCCATGCCATCCTGCAATATCGGCGCAAACTAGAACGAGGAGAACATGCCCCG ATGAGAGCTCTAGGTGTGGTACCCATGTGCTCCTATCAGTATGAGGGAATGTTCAACACCACTCGAATCCCTGGCATTGAAACAG ATTGTGTTCAGCATCTCAGGAACAGGAAACACCTGGTTGTGTATCACAGAGGACGCTTTTTTAAGGTGTGGCTGTACTACGGTGGTCGCCATCTCTTGCCGGCAGAATTGGAGCAGCAGTTTCAGCATATTCTCAATGACACCACAGAGCCTCAGTCTGGAGAACTTAAACTGGCCTCGCTCACTGCTGGGAACAG AGTCCCATGGGCCAAAGCACGACAGAAGTACTTCAGTGACGGTGTAAATAAGACGTCTCTGGATACCATCGAGACAGCTGCCTTTTTCCTCACACTGGATGACGAATCACATGGATATGATCCTGAAAATCCAAGGTCAATGGATCTCTATGCCAAATCCCTACTGCACGGAAAGTGCTATGACAG GTGGTTTGATAAATCCTTCACTCTTGTTGTCTACAAGAATGGTAAAATAGGGGTGAATACTGAACACTCGTGGGCAGATGCTCCCATTATTGGACACATGTGGGAG GATACCTTAGCTACCGACTTCCTACACTTGGGTTACACTGAGGAAGGACACTGCAAAGGAGACATTAACAAAGGTCTGTCTCCTCCAACCAGGCTACATTGGGACATTCCATCAGCG TGTCAGGAGATTATTGAAGAGTCATATACAGTAGCCAAGGAGCTTGCTGATGATGTGGATTTCTGTGGCTACGTATTTGATGAGTTTGGAAAAGGCCTAAtcaagaagtgcaaaacaagcCCTGATGCTTTCATCCAACTAGCGCTACAGCTTGCACACTACAGg GATAAAGGTGAGTTCTGTCTTACATACGAATCCTCGATGACCCGCATGTTCCGGGAGGGACGGACAGAGACGGTGCGCTCCTGCACCATCGAATCTACAGCCTTTGTCCGAGCCATGGAGGACAAGACCTGTATG AATGAACAGTGTCTGGCGTTATTCCGGACAGCAGCagaaaaacaccaaaacatGTACCGACTTGCCATGACTGGAGCCGGTATCGACCGCCATCTCTTCTGCCTCTATGTCGTCTCCAAATTACTGGACATGAAGTCACCTTTCCTCAACAAA GTTCTTTCAGAGCCTTGGCGTCTCTCCACCAGTCAGACACCACAGCAGCAGCTCAACCTTGTTGATATCCAGAAGTTCCCACAATATGTTGGAGCAGGTGGTGGCTTTGGCCCT GTCGCTGATGATGGATATGGAGTTTCTTATATTATCGTTGGGGAGAATCTCATTACATTCCACATCTCTAGCAAATTCTCTAGTCCGGAAACA GACTCGCATCGCTTTGGCCAGCACATCAGACAGGCCATGCTGGATATTAGAGCACTGTTCAACCAGAAGGAGAAGGCAATATGA